From the Toxotes jaculatrix isolate fToxJac2 chromosome 15, fToxJac2.pri, whole genome shotgun sequence genome, one window contains:
- the ptprna gene encoding protein tyrosine phosphatase receptor type Na, translated as MQHLKPWRALLLLTVMCQPGNSDKYGCLFERKLCTRDQFCSDDGLFGQCHSSKQDQVQYQVSVPVLKRMQEVLKQLMLQGLSWQDDITQYILSKELKRVPHTTHPSKPNSSSSSSHSPQSKQQIPHHHSSKSGSTPPGGNYVDYMIVEPPQSQLRMQTASMDPYTYHQHRYQDEAERSLIGAGGSYARPYSRSQSNQRERERERDRQLLQEALSLYLASAQPSYRHRGASSMAPAGLPYYEDLRLEIPVDYVEDYTLEERLGTAGRQQMLQNKKVPQDFSALSGNNDGLLQRMSGVLQRYGVDPRELSQEQLYKLALILQLLQAQDKTDPVEKDLITLKEMQLLKTDTVSNKPQKPAPAPSPPDAPPAPSSASVPATPPAKSLPPSASQRPQAAPAEAGQGLKEQRPPLIDGTGAKEEYGYIVTNQSHLSLYDGVKLLELLADKIHLTTSSFINISVVGPALTFRIRQNEHNMTAAEVAAKAVSEKNFLESQTGLKIVQTGVGERTDARGLPQVTRVSQGSSGTVITLVSMAVVGGVLVLAMAVACLRHYAQQVANGKLGLGPEGGAETHFDYQELCRQHMASKSSLCRQDCVGGVSSGMAGSAIGTGAGGRRGTDTSRVSSVSSQFSDGPQHSPSSTHSSTPSWSEEPAQSNMDISTGHMILAYMEDHLRNKDRLQKEWEALCSYQAEPSSVAVAQAPSNMDKNRHAESLPYDHSRVKLKTEAHPNKQDYINASIIFDHDPRQPAYIATQGPLPHTVADFWQMVWENGCTVIVMMTALVEDGEKQCERYWPDEGSSLYHIYEVNLVSEHIWCKDFLVRSFYLKNVQTQETRTLTQFHLLSWPADGIPTSTRPLLDFRRKVNKCYRGRSCPIIVHCSDGTGRTGTYILIDMVLNRMAKGVKEIDIAAALEHIRDQRPGLVHTKDQFEFALTAVAEEVNAILKALPQ; from the exons ATGGACTATTTGGTCAGTGTCATAGCTCTAAGCAGGACCAGGTCCAGTACCAGGTGTCAGTTCCTGTTCTGAAGAGGATGCAGGAAGTCCTCAAACAGCTCATGCTACAAG ggcttTCATGGCAGGATGACATCACCCAGTATATTTTATCAAAGGAGCTGAAGAGAGTTCCCCATACCACCCACCCCTCTAAGCCgaactcctcttcctcctcttctcattCACCTCA GTCTAAACAGCAAATCCCCCATCACCACAGTTCCAAGTCGGGGTCCACACCTCCTGGTGGCAACTATGTGGACTACATGATTGTTGAGCCTCCCCAGTCCCAGCTGCGCATGCAGACAGCATCTATGGACCCATATACATACCACCAG CATAGGTACCAAGATGAAGCAGAGAGATCCCTCATAGGGGCAGGAGGCAGCTATGCCCGCCCTTATTCAAGGTCCCAGAGCAatcagagagagcgagagcgagagcGTGACAGGCAGCTGCTACAGGAAGCCTTGTCTCTCTACCTGGCATCTGCGCAGCCCTCATATCGCCACAGAGGGGCCTCTTCCATGGCTCCTGCAG GTCTGCCTTACTATGAGGACTTGCGACTGGAGATACCAGTGGACTATGTGGAAGACTACACCCTAGAGGAGAGACTTGGTACTGCAGGCAGACAACAAATGCTTCAGAACAAGAAGGTTCCTCAGGACTTCAGCGCTCTGTCTGGAAACAATG ATGGCTTACTCCAGAGGATGTCAGGAGTCTTGCAGAGGTATGGAGTTGACCCCAGAGAGCTCAGTCAAGAGCAGCTCTACAAGCTAGCCCTcatactgcagctgctgcaggcccAAGACAAAACAG ATCCAGTCGAGAAAGACCTCATCACCCTTAAGGAG ATGCAGCTGTTAAAAACAGACACTGTGTCAAATAAGCCACAGAAGCCCGCTCCTGCTCCCAGTCCTCCTGATGCCCCTCCTGCCCCCTCTTCTGCCTCAGTCCCAGCTACACCTCCAGCCAAGAgccttcctccctctgcctcccagCGTCCTCAGGCCGCTCCTGCAGAAGCTGGCCAAGGCTTGAAGGAGCAGAGACCGCCGCTTATTGATGGTACAGGAGCCAAGGAGGAGTATGGGTACATTGTCACCAACCAGAG TCATCTGAGTCTGTATGATGGAGTGAAGCTGTTGGAGCTACTGGCTGATAAGATACACCTGACAACCAGCAGCTTCATCAACATCAG TGTGGTGGGTCCGGCGCTGACGTTCCGTATCCGGCAGAATGAACACAACATGACGGCTGCAGAGGTGGCTGCTAAGGCTG TATCTGAAAAGAACTTCCTGGAGTCTCAGACAGGCCTGAAGATTGTACAGACTGGCGTGGGAGAG AGGACAGATGCACGGGGTCTTCCTCAGGTAACCAGGGTTTCCCAGGGCTCCAGTGGGACAGTTATCACCCTTGTTTCCATGGCAGTCGTAGGAGGCGTGCTGGTATTGGCCATGGCAGTAGCTTGTCTCAGGCACTATGCTCAGCAAGTGGCCAATGGCAAGCTTGGCCTGGGgccagagggaggagcagaaaCTCACTTTGACTACCAG GAGCTATGTCGGCAGCACATGGCTTCCAAATCCTCCTTGTGCCGCCAGGACTGTGTGGGCGGGGTGAGCAGCGGCATGGCGGGGTCTGCCATAGGCACGGGTGCTGGTGGTCGACGGGGTACGGACACATCTCGTGTCAGCAGCGTTTCTTCTCAGTTCAGTGATGGGCCCCAGCACAGCCCATCCTCCACCCACAGCTCTACACCGTCCTGGAGCGAAGAGCCAGCCCAGTCTAATATGGACATCTCTACTGGTCACATGATACTG GCATATATGGAGGATCACCTGCGTAATAAGGACCGCCTTCAGAAGGAGTGGGAAGCTTTGTGCTCCTACCAGGCTGAACCCAGTTCAGTAGCTGTGGCTCAAGCCCCAAGCAACatggacaaaaacagacacgCTGAATCCCTCCCCT ATGATCACTCTCGGGTGAAGCTGAAGACTGAAGCACACCCCAATAAACAAGATTACATCAACGCAAGCATCATT TTTGATCATGACCCCCGCCAACCAGCTTATATTGCCACACAGGGACCTCTGCCCCACACTGTGGCTGATTTCTGGCAG ATGGTTTGGGAAAACGGCTGCACAGTGATAGTGATGATGACGGCCCTggtggaggatggagagaagcaGTGCGAGCGATACTGGCCTGATGAAGGCTCATCACTCTACCACATCTACGAG GTGAATCTGGTGTCAGAGCACATCTGGTGTAAGGACTTCCTGGTgcgcagcttctacctgaagaACGTCCAGACGCAGGAGACCAGAACCTTGACGCAGTTCCACCTGCTGAGCTGGCCGGCTGACGGCATTCCCACCTCCACGAGACCGCTGCTCGACTTCCGCAG GAAGGTGAataaatgctacagaggtcgTTCCTGCCCAATCATCGTTCactgcag TGACGGCACTGGCAGGACTGGCACGTACATCCTCATTGACATGGTGCTGAACCGTATGGCCAAAG GAGTGAAGGAGATTGACATCGCCGCCGCACTGGAGcacatcagagaccagagaccTGGCTTGGTCCACACCAAG gaccagtttgagtttgCCCTGACAGCAGTAGCAGAGGAGGTGAATGCCATCTTGAAGGCCCTGCCacagtga